The following proteins are encoded in a genomic region of Hippocampus zosterae strain Florida chromosome 2, ASM2543408v3, whole genome shotgun sequence:
- the si:dkey-70p6.1 gene encoding uncharacterized protein si:dkey-70p6.1 isoform X2: MASMQDGLNFTTPPYGKVLLLGAIAAASAFIVTILIVVLCVGCQRKGKTHNAPSEGGKHRLMDMGILRQSKLRSISKSDTEMNKINCNGKSRAGQTDTPAPPAVPANTPAPPDPDGDVEGGLPEPEAQVVSTSHPQETAEYACVRKLRKVDKAPQKRDSGTDTGDPPVPPPRHPPPSHPAPPPPHPHSTKLPRRNVDAFNVPSFPKEVMFMGNGEQYIWKPPEEEDVLILHNKALAPLGAHTMENIQPSAAVVAEMYSKVCKPAKKKRAVPGSPPSNPGFRTLGRPDRDRERDGGFSVVVKPQTWAPQEGKVPAGSLDEHCYESFGTEECEPAYENLEGGGGWRRERAPNTCATLRPRRKKPQQPLQQQQPPPPPPTQHNPKLQHLPAKALLLPGESLYESIGDLKQGSAASSTTTIFTFNDGMEMYVTGL; the protein is encoded by the exons ATGGCCTCCATGCAGGACGGGCTGAACTTCACGACTCCTCCCTACGGCAAGGTCCTGCTGCTGGGCGCCATCGCCGCTGCCTCAGCCTTCATCGTCACCATCCTCATTGTGGTGCTCTGCGTGGGCTGCCAGAG GAAAGGAAAGACACACAATGCGCCCAGTGAAGGTGGGAAACATCGTCTCATGGACATG GGTATACTCAGGCAGTCAAAGCTGCGGTCCATCAGTAAATcagacacagagatgaacaagatCAACTGCAATGGCAAAA GCAGGGCCGGGCAGACAGATACTCCGGCCCCTCCGGCCGTCCCCGCCAACACTCCGGCACCGCCTGATCCAGACGGGGACGTGGAAGGGGGCCTGCCTGAACCCGAAGCCCAGGTCGTGTCCACTTCTCACCCCCAAGAGACGGCGGAGTATGCCtgcgtcaggaagctgaggaagGTGGACAAAGCGCCCCAGAAGAGGGACAGCGGGACGGACACGGGGGATCCGCCGGTGCCGCCTCCGCGACATCCCCCACCTTCTCACCCCGCCCCTCCGCCGCCACATCCTCACAGCACAAAGCTACCCCGCAGAAATGTGGATGCCTTTAACGTGCCCTCATTCCCCAAG gaagtgatgttTATGGGAAATGGAGAGCAGTACATCTGGAAGCCTCCCGAGGAAGAAGATGTCCTCATACTCCACAATAAGGCCCTGGCCCCGCTCGGGGCACACACCATGGAGAACATCCAACCTTCTGCTGCAGTG GTGGCTGAGATGTACTCCAAGGTGTGTAAGCCAGCCAAGAAGAAACGAGCCGTACCTGGATCTCCGCCGTCCAATCCCGGCTTCAGGACCTTGGGTCGCCCCGACCGGGACCGAGAGCGTGACGGGGGATTTAGCGTAGTGGTCAAGCCCCAGACGTGGGCCCCCCAGGAGGGCAAAGTGCCCGCAGGCTCCCTGGACGAGCACTGCTACGAGTCCTTCGGGACAGAGGAATGCGAGCCGGCCTACGAGAACCTGGAAGGCGGAGGCGGTTGGAGACGAGAGCGAGCTCCCAACACGTGCGCCACCTTGCGGCCCAGGAGGAAGAAGCCACAGCAGCCTTTGCAACAGCAGCAaccgcctcctccgccgcctACGCAGCACAACCCCAAGTTACAGCACCTGCCCGCCAAAGCCCTGCTGCTTCCCGGGGAGAGCCTGTACGAGAGCATCGGCGACCTTAAGCAGGGCTCCGCCGCTTCCAGCACCACCACCATCTTCACCTTCAACGATGGCATGGAGATGTACGTCACGGGGCTCTGA
- the si:dkey-70p6.1 gene encoding RNA-binding protein 33 isoform X1 codes for MASMQDGLNFTTPPYGKVLLLGAIAAASAFIVTILIVVLCVGCQRKGKTHNAPSEGGKHRLMDMGILRQSKLRSISKSDTEMNKINCNGKSRQLPQIPSGTGEDGEHTYSEVGRSSSATRTDDALYAMVGRAGQTDTPAPPAVPANTPAPPDPDGDVEGGLPEPEAQVVSTSHPQETAEYACVRKLRKVDKAPQKRDSGTDTGDPPVPPPRHPPPSHPAPPPPHPHSTKLPRRNVDAFNVPSFPKEVMFMGNGEQYIWKPPEEEDVLILHNKALAPLGAHTMENIQPSAAVVAEMYSKVCKPAKKKRAVPGSPPSNPGFRTLGRPDRDRERDGGFSVVVKPQTWAPQEGKVPAGSLDEHCYESFGTEECEPAYENLEGGGGWRRERAPNTCATLRPRRKKPQQPLQQQQPPPPPPTQHNPKLQHLPAKALLLPGESLYESIGDLKQGSAASSTTTIFTFNDGMEMYVTGL; via the exons ATGGCCTCCATGCAGGACGGGCTGAACTTCACGACTCCTCCCTACGGCAAGGTCCTGCTGCTGGGCGCCATCGCCGCTGCCTCAGCCTTCATCGTCACCATCCTCATTGTGGTGCTCTGCGTGGGCTGCCAGAG GAAAGGAAAGACACACAATGCGCCCAGTGAAGGTGGGAAACATCGTCTCATGGACATG GGTATACTCAGGCAGTCAAAGCTGCGGTCCATCAGTAAATcagacacagagatgaacaagatCAACTGCAATGGCAAAA GCAGGCAGCTTCCCCAGATTCCCTCTGGGACTGGAGAGGACGGAGAGCACACTTACTCTGAAGTGGGCCGAAGCTCCTCCGCCACGCGAACTGACGACGCGCTCTATGCCATGGTAGGCAGGGCCGGGCAGACAGATACTCCGGCCCCTCCGGCCGTCCCCGCCAACACTCCGGCACCGCCTGATCCAGACGGGGACGTGGAAGGGGGCCTGCCTGAACCCGAAGCCCAGGTCGTGTCCACTTCTCACCCCCAAGAGACGGCGGAGTATGCCtgcgtcaggaagctgaggaagGTGGACAAAGCGCCCCAGAAGAGGGACAGCGGGACGGACACGGGGGATCCGCCGGTGCCGCCTCCGCGACATCCCCCACCTTCTCACCCCGCCCCTCCGCCGCCACATCCTCACAGCACAAAGCTACCCCGCAGAAATGTGGATGCCTTTAACGTGCCCTCATTCCCCAAG gaagtgatgttTATGGGAAATGGAGAGCAGTACATCTGGAAGCCTCCCGAGGAAGAAGATGTCCTCATACTCCACAATAAGGCCCTGGCCCCGCTCGGGGCACACACCATGGAGAACATCCAACCTTCTGCTGCAGTG GTGGCTGAGATGTACTCCAAGGTGTGTAAGCCAGCCAAGAAGAAACGAGCCGTACCTGGATCTCCGCCGTCCAATCCCGGCTTCAGGACCTTGGGTCGCCCCGACCGGGACCGAGAGCGTGACGGGGGATTTAGCGTAGTGGTCAAGCCCCAGACGTGGGCCCCCCAGGAGGGCAAAGTGCCCGCAGGCTCCCTGGACGAGCACTGCTACGAGTCCTTCGGGACAGAGGAATGCGAGCCGGCCTACGAGAACCTGGAAGGCGGAGGCGGTTGGAGACGAGAGCGAGCTCCCAACACGTGCGCCACCTTGCGGCCCAGGAGGAAGAAGCCACAGCAGCCTTTGCAACAGCAGCAaccgcctcctccgccgcctACGCAGCACAACCCCAAGTTACAGCACCTGCCCGCCAAAGCCCTGCTGCTTCCCGGGGAGAGCCTGTACGAGAGCATCGGCGACCTTAAGCAGGGCTCCGCCGCTTCCAGCACCACCACCATCTTCACCTTCAACGATGGCATGGAGATGTACGTCACGGGGCTCTGA